The Salminus brasiliensis chromosome 14, fSalBra1.hap2, whole genome shotgun sequence genome contains the following window.
AAAGACAatgaatacagtaaaaacaaaaatatacaaatatgtgcatgtgcaaatgCTTGTATAAGGTTGTATACTAACAGgaaatggaataaatatgtaCAGCGGCGATGTTCTCGGCttgtaaatgaagagtaaaacagggagttcaGGAGTGTATGCTGAGGTAGAACAGCCTGGTTTTGTCATCTGCCTCTTGTGCCTAAACAGAGTGTAGAGTAGCAGTAAGTTCAGGTAGGTACTATTCAGCTAGCAAGTACAGGTGACTGTTCTAAAGGATGATGTAGAGAGTAACTGCCAGTAGTATGAAAGCGGTTTAAATTTAAGTGAAACAAGACAATACAGTGAAGAATGTAATGTTAGTCATGGATGAATGAATCAAGTTGTTTCAACATGTGCAGTAAAACAGCTTCTCTTTTCTGATCCTTCTCTGAAATCTGCCCTGTCAACACCACAGTTCTCCAGagtacaaaagtgctttgctatttatccaggaaaaacctcagcttgtttgaataggctaaaaattcaaaaatACTTCTATGCTTAgacactactacacacaagtcaataaggagaccataatactctacacttCACATGAATGTTACACTTACAGTGTAAGACTTTTACCTAGCTTTACACGGGTCCAGACTGATCGTTTGGAAGTTATGTTATCAAAATGTGGCTGCATTCAGCGTTTGACACGAGGAAACATTTTTTGACAGGACTTAAGTTCTAATCCAAACCTGGCACATTGTTTGGGAGATGTGGCAAAACTGGTTTGGTGAACCTCTGTTGCCTCCTTCTGTCTTGTTTATTCTAGCAGCGAGGAATGGAACGGCAAAGATTTAAAGAGGTCTAGTGTACCTGGTGGAGAAATAATAAAACTTGTTAGATACACAATGAGTCTGTTTCCCAGACAAGGATTTAGCCTAGACTTGGACTGCAGAGCATTCTGAATGGGGATTCCCCTTTGAACGTAAAATTTAATCTAGGTCCAGGCTAAATCCCTTCCCGGGACACCAGCcatatatgtttaaatgtttttggacaccccttctaatgagtgcattcagcagctgtggagcagtggaactgtgtttcacTGGAaagatgatggtgctccatccaatacttttgggatgagttatgagtttgggatgaggtaggatGGTGAGCATCCATATTATCTGTATATCTTTTATGTAATCACTTTCCTTTAActgtaaattaattaaaataagacCAAGTATTAAGACTGAGACCAAGTACCACGGTCGCGACAAACTGTATTGTTACTTTCAGGATAAAAGCAAGataaaagctgttaaaaacaTTGATGTTGGCCACTGGGGAAAAACATACTCTTTTAATGTTTATCGTCTTTTAATCTTTTAATGTTTGGCACATAAGATCACATAAGAACAAGTCTTAAATGCCAACAAAGCtatttatatatgtaattttattatatttatattatatatacatatattatatttatagtatatatagtatataaatatagtatattttatatatttattataacttATTGAAATATATTTGATGCATTAAAATTAGTGCCGTGATATAGGCCTTTGGTACACAGTAAATTAGCttgtgttaaatcaacactgtaagTGTTCATTTTTAACACTaatagtgttgatttaacactggcaaatttactGTGTAGGTAGTGGGAAATGGATGATTTCAAATTATATTTAGTTATTTGCAATATAATAGTTAATATTGTTGGATTGATACAATTAACATGAGAACTTTGTCGATATTTGTTGGTGGAAACCCTCTACATTTCTGatgatttcatttttattccTGCTAGTATGCAGATGCATTGGGAGAGATACCACCGGAAAGTATCCATATCTAAAGACATTCCTGAGCATTTGTACTGCTCTGACAACAGTCTAGTGTTTATGTGCAAGTTATCCATTAAAGAAGGCGTCAGAGTTGCAGAGGACCATGAAGTTGTACAAGTCAATCTTCCAGCTCAGTGCACTGTCCACCAGCTCCGCCTGCAGCTCTGTAAGGTTGTACAGGAGACCAGCAAGCTTCCAGATCCATTTGGGCTCCTGGATCCTGAGAAATACACTCTGCTGTACACAAAAGGTGAAGATGAGTTTGAAATTTATGATGACTGTCAAGTGCTGCAAACACTGGATGCACCCTGGTTCCAGGATGCTAAAGGACATCAGTCAGTCTGGATCACAGTCTTGGCAAGGCAGGAAAACTCAGAGGAGAAGATGTGCTACCAGAGGCTTCTGGATGATCTAATTGGATTTGATTTAGACAGTGCAGCAACTAGTCGTTTAAGTGAGCTGAGTTTTGCCCGTAGAAAGTTTGTCACACCACGCAAGGAAGAACTAAGAAGGCGTGATCATGTGGCATATGCCACAGAGCCCTGGACAACTTCTGCACCAGTATCAAAAGACCAGCAAGATCAACTCAAGCGCAAGCTACCAATAACTCTGCATTATGGTAACACAAGCGTTCCCATTAAGGCTGATTTGCATAATACCCCTGGTGATCTTCTCAAGGCTGTTTGGGAATCAATGCCTTCAAGTGGCCAGTCCTTTAAGAAATGGACAGGCGGCCATGTTCTCAAAGTCTGTGGAAGAGAGGAGTATTTGTCTGGAGATTTCCAACTCTCAGACTTACTCTGGGTCAGACACTGTCTTAAGAATGTGCTGGAGCTTCATCTTGCAGTGGTTGCTGTATCGTCACTTCCAGATGATACCGTGAGAAAGGAAAACTGGCCTCAGGTTGACAGTCTCACAGGTCTCTCTAGTTCCCATGAAGAAATATCACTGGTGGGCAAGGAAATTGAAGAGATTGTAATGATTTCACTTTGGGACTGTGAGAGGAACTTTAGGGTGAAGCTCCTAGGATTTGACATCCCTGAAATGCCAGGCAAAATCCCAGAACTTGTCCATGTAGAGGCCACAATTATTTATGGCAGCAAGGTAATATCTTCAGTTTGTTCTTCATCAAAGGACTTTGCAGAAGAGGTTCTGTGGAACACCTGGCTGGAATTTGATATGCCTCTTAAGGTTATACCTCGTGGAGCTAAACTAGGCTTCACAATTAATTCCAGCATGGTTGGTACCCTCTCTAGGAAATCCAAGTCCCCTACCAGTGGATCCAAAGTTCCAGACTTCAAGAAAGCAAAAGGGAAAGTGTTATATTTTGTAAACCTTCAGCTGATTGACCACAGGTCTCTTCTAAGCCAGGGCCTACACACATTGCATATGTGGTCTTTCCCAGAACAGGAAGAAGAAGCATTCACCTATGAGGCAGACAAACTCTCTACTGCCACAAACCCTGACGTGGACAAATCCATGGCAATCACGTTCCTGCTTGATCGCTACAGCTTTCCTGTTGTTCTCCCTCATAGCAGAAGGTCTTCTGATGTCATGGCTCCTCCTAGTGCAGCATCTTCTTCATTAGGTCTCAGCTTGCCTCTTCCTATGACTGAATCCTGCCCGTCCTCTCCAGCAACACCTACAGTTAAAGACCGTCTAAGCAGGTTCAGGCAGGAGAGTGTTCGATATGCTTCAAATCTCCCACAGTTTCTTCGCACTGTAGACTGGTTGCAGCCTAGTGCTGTTCAGGACGTTCACTGGCTACTGGGGCACTGGAAGC
Protein-coding sequences here:
- the LOC140534900 gene encoding phosphatidylinositol 4,5-bisphosphate 3-kinase catalytic subunit gamma isoform, translating into MQMHWERYHRKVSISKDIPEHLYCSDNSLVFMCKLSIKEGVRVAEDHEVVQVNLPAQCTVHQLRLQLCKVVQETSKLPDPFGLLDPEKYTLLYTKGEDEFEIYDDCQVLQTLDAPWFQDAKGHQSVWITVLARQENSEEKMCYQRLLDDLIGFDLDSAATSRLSELSFARRKFVTPRKEELRRRDHVAYATEPWTTSAPVSKDQQDQLKRKLPITLHYGNTSVPIKADLHNTPGDLLKAVWESMPSSGQSFKKWTGGHVLKVCGREEYLSGDFQLSDLLWVRHCLKNVLELHLAVVAVSSLPDDTVRKENWPQVDSLTGLSSSHEEISLVGKEIEEIVMISLWDCERNFRVKLLGFDIPEMPGKIPELVHVEATIIYGSKVISSVCSSSKDFAEEVLWNTWLEFDMPLKVIPRGAKLGFTINSSMVGTLSRKSKSPTSGSKVPDFKKAKGKVLYFVNLQLIDHRSLLSQGLHTLHMWSFPEQEEEAFTYEADKLSTATNPDVDKSMAITFLLDRYSFPVVLPHSRRSSDVMAPPSAASSSLGLSLPLPMTESCPSSPATPTVKDRLSRFRQESVRYASNLPQFLRTVDWLQPSAVQDVHWLLGHWKPQDLELPVALELLSVDYIDEKVRRLAVQRLEMMSNEEVLRYLLQLVQTLKVEPYHDSFLAGFLIQRALRSKRVGHFFFWYLRSEVAGCPFFRQRMAVILEAYLLGCGETMLSSFQCQVQVVKILHDVAIKVKMLYPEKSSLSPLAALKLQELLLEHSFPPDFQVPFDPRVRAGTILLKECKVMASKKKPLWLEFSCVESEAPAGPPIGIIFKQGDDLRQDMLVIQTLMVMDSIWQENCLDLNLVPYGCISTGYNIGMIEIVRDAVTIAAIQRNQGGTTGAFKNNALYEWLREKCPLLEKQYQAMEKFVNSCAAYCVATYVLGIGDRHNDNIMITNQGNLFHIDFGHILGNTKSFLGVSRERVPFVLTPDFLYVMGRVKGESSLYFRRFKDICIQAYLSLRCQSRLLLTLFSLMLLTGIPELSAAQDLRYLRNALQEEQNEEEARQHFLQQIDHCEEKGWTVQANWWFHLMVGIK